The sequence below is a genomic window from Nostoc flagelliforme CCNUN1.
TCAATGCGATCGCTGGTAAATGCATCTGTGGTTAAATTGTTTTCTAAATATAAAATACCGCTTAGTTTGCCTTGATTTAACAAAGGAGTACAGAGAATCGATTTTGGTTGAGTGGCGACGATGTAGGGATCGCGGATAAACTGTTCTTCTTCGGTAGCGTTATTAAGAACTACATTTTCTTGAGTACGGGCAACATAGTTAATGATCGCAGTTGGTAGGATAGGTGTCTGGCGATCGCCATCTACAGAGTCAATGGGAAGCGATCGTAGTAGAGTTAGGTCATCAGAATCTACTGTCCCTTCAGCTTCGATCGCCCATTTTTGATCTTTTTCCAGTATCAGAAAGCCTTTTTGGGCACCTCCATTTTCAATTACAGTTTTCATTAACTTAGCCAGCAGTTGGTCTAGTTTTATTTCGCTAGCTAATACTTGAGAGGCTTTGGTAACTGTCATCAGATCGAGTGCTTGAGGATTTGTACCACCAGTAGATTCAGTTGTATTAATGCTTTGGTTTTCTTTTCGGTTGTTTATATCCATTAGAAACTGTGGGTACTCTAATTCTAAAGCTTGAACTTTGGCTTTTGCACCCCAATGATAATAACAATAATGGGCATTTCTTAAGTATAGTCTCCCTATTTCTTCTCTACCAAGAGAAAGATAAAATTCTGCTGCGCGTTCGTAAGCTATGGCTTCTTCGTGAATAAATTCAGATTTTTTAGCACCTTGAATTGCTTTTTCATAAAGTTCTTGAGCTTGCCAATTTTGTCCTAATATTCGTGCTTTTTCTGCTTCTACTAAATCGTATTTATTTTGAAAATTGGCGGGGCAATGACCAGCCCAAATTTTCATATCCTCCTGATTTTTTTCTAGTTGTTCTATTATTTGTTTTTGTTGCTCTTTATCACAATTATAATAATGAGCGATAAAAGAAAGAGAAGAGTAAAACTTGTGTTGTGGTGCAGGTAAATAGTACGAACAAAATTTTACATATTTTTCCGCATTTATTCCGCTTTTAAAAGCCCATTCATAATTTTTAAAGATATAGCATGATATTGTCTGACAAAAGTAAGCAATTAAGAGTAACCATCCGTTGCTTATTTGCACCCAATTCTTTAAATATTCATTCTCCTCATCCCAAGAATGTTCGCTTAAAAATTTCCCTTTATTCGCTTTTTGATTGACTAAATTTATAATAATTTTTTGGCATATCTTTATATAAAAAATCAAATATTCAATTTTATTTCTTTCAATTAATTTAATATAGTTAACATAATTTTGCTCAACCTCTTCTAAACTATATCCTCCAAAGAATTTTATTAAACAATAGGTTATAATTGCAGAATCAGCATATTCATTATTTCCTGTATCTAAACCTGTATGATAAGCTTTCAACAATTTTTCCTGTGCATTTATATTTCTAATAAACTTTTTCCAATGCCAAATACATCCGTAATAAAGATGCATTACTAAAACTTCTAATTTTATTGTGTTGTATTTTTCCTGCAATTTGATAGCAAGTTTACCCCATTCATATCCAGAATTAATATCTCCTATTACTCCACACATCATTGCTCCATAAAAACTATAGGTAGCAGCAGTCTGGGGAGCATTTCCATATTCAATACAGAGATTAAACTGGCTTACCACTACTTTAAGAAATAATAACAAATTAGTAGTGCCAGTAGCAGTCATAATTTTTTGGAGTATTTCTATCGCTGCCAGTTTATATGGATTGGTCATTGTTGGCAGATTAATTAAATCTTCAATCTGTTTTCCTTTCAATCCAGATTGCAGTTGTTGTTTAATCTTATGTATGTCATTATCATTGTTATTTGGAGGGATAATATATATTCCCAGTTGTTCCAAACCCTGAAATGCAGTCTCTATCGCATTTTTTGGCTTAAATTCAGCATAATATGAAAGAATTTGTACCTCATATACCTTCACTTTGTCGAAATTGTTATTGATTTTTTGCAAAACATTTACACACATCTCCTGAACTCGCTCGAACTTAGCATTTAAGTAGAGTAATTCTAACGTTTCTACATAGATTTCCCAAGTTAATTTATACTCTTGTTCCCAACTATTTGATGCTAATAATCCTAGTCCAGTCTCTAAATATATTAAAGCAGGTTGATAAGCTGTTGATGCTTTTGCTTTTTTCCCAGCTTGAAGATTTAATTTAGCTAATTTATCTCTTTCTGACTGCTCAGTAATTAATTCATATCCTTCGTTAAGTTGATTAACAATCTCAAAAATATTTGACTTTAAATCATTTTCTTGAGTATTTTCCAGCAGGAGACGACCTACTTGCAGATGAACTAGTTTTTTTTCGTCTTCTGGAATCAAAGCATAAGCTGCTTGCTGAACTCTATCGTGCAAAAATTTATAGGCAATATCTGAGGGAATTCTAGGAATAAAAGCATCGGATATTTCTGAAGTATTCCTTGATATTTCTTCCTGATTCCAAAGTAGAGGTATTTTATAGTCATTACTTAAAGGTAAAATCAAACCTGCCTCTAGTGCTGACTGAAGTTCTCTAGCTGTAATTATTTGAGATTTGTTATTGACGACAGAGAGAACTTCTAGATTAAATTGGTTGCCAATACAGGCAGCTAATTGCAAAATATTCTGAGTCTTTTCATCCAGTTTGGTAATCTTGCCGATAGTTAAGTCAACGACATTCTCAGTGATTCCTACTCTTTCGATTTCTTTAATATTCCAGTGCCAACAATTTTTATTATGGTCAAATGACAAATTTTTTTCTCTGACCATATATTGGAGTAATTGAGTTAAGAAAAAAGGATTTCCTTGAGTTTTATTGCTGAGTAAATATGCTAAATATTTTGATTTTTCTGTGGAGCAATTTAAAGTATCAGCAATTAATTGGTTGATATATTGGATTTCTAACGGTTGCAGCAAGATATTATTGAACCTAGCACCTTCTTTTTGAATTTGCTCTAAGGTTTGCATCAAAGGATGAGTAGCATCAACTTCATTATCTCGGTATGCTCCGATTATCAATAGATATTGGTCGTCAGCATTGGTTATTAATAGCTCAATTAACTTTAAGGATGCTAAATCTGCCCACTGTAGATCGTCGATAAAGATAACTAACGGGTGTTCTTTTTGAGCGAAAACAGTAATAAATCTTTGAAAAAATAAATTAAATCGATTTTGAGTCTCAGTTGCTCCTAGTTGCTCAACTGGCAGCTGTTTACCAATAATCTGTTCCACTTCAGGAATTACATCGATGATAACCTGAGCATTAGGATTCAAGGCTGCTAAAAGTTCTAGTTTCCAAATTTGTAGTGCTGCTTCAGATTCGGTAAGTAACTGCCGTATTAAGTTTTGAAATGCTAAAGCGATCGCTGCATAAGGAATATCTCGCTGCAACTGATCGAATTTTCCGCTAATAAAGTAACCTCGCTGGCGTAATATTGGTTTATGAATTTCATTAACTAAGGCAGATTTGCCAATTCCTGAATAACCAGAAACCAGCATTATCTCACTGCTACCTTGACTGACTCGCTCAAAAGTAGTTAATAGTTGAGTAACTTCTTTTTCCCTACCATAAAGTTTTTCGGGAATGACAAAGCGATCGCAAACATCCTGAGTTGCTAAACAAAACTCGTCAATTTGCCCTAAGCTCTCTAAGCGATCGCGACAGGTTTCCAAGTCAGCTTTGATTCCCCAAGCACTTTGGTATCGTTCTTCTGGGGTTTTTGCCAACAATTTCATCACAATGTCTGAAACGGCTTTAGGTATTGGTTGAGACGTTAAATTTAACGTTTCTACAAGTTCATGTGGGGGAACAGGTTGTTGAGCAATATGACAATGAACTAATTCTATAGAGTCGGTAGTTATAAAAGGTAGTTGATTAGTCAGCAATTCGTAGAAGGTCGCACCCAAGGAGTAAAAATCGCTGCGGTAATCTATCCCTCTGTTCATTCTTCCAGTTTGCTCTGGAGAAATATAAGCTAAAGTTCCTTCTAATCGTTCAATATTACCAACTGTCTGATTTTCTCGTGATAAACAGGTGGAAATACCAAAATCGATGACTTTAAGTTGTTCGGTTTCTGGATTATAAACGATATTAGAGGGGTTAATATCTTTGTGTAT
It includes:
- a CDS encoding AAA family ATPase, which gives rise to MNPSNIVYNPETEQLKVIDFGISTCLSRENQTVGNIERLEGTLAYISPEQTGRMNRGIDYRSDFYSLGATFYELLTNQLPFITTDSIELVHCHIAQQPVPPHELVETLNLTSQPIPKAVSDIVMKLLAKTPEERYQSAWGIKADLETCRDRLESLGQIDEFCLATQDVCDRFVIPEKLYGREKEVTQLLTTFERVSQGSSEIMLVSGYSGIGKSALVNEIHKPILRQRGYFISGKFDQLQRDIPYAAIALAFQNLIRQLLTESEAALQIWKLELLAALNPNAQVIIDVIPEVEQIIGKQLPVEQLGATETQNRFNLFFQRFITVFAQKEHPLVIFIDDLQWADLASLKLIELLITNADDQYLLIIGAYRDNEVDATHPLMQTLEQIQKEGARFNNILLQPLEIQYINQLIADTLNCSTEKSKYLAYLLSNKTQGNPFFLTQLLQYMVREKNLSFDHNKNCWHWNIKEIERVGITENVVDLTIGKITKLDEKTQNILQLAACIGNQFNLEVLSVVNNKSQIITARELQSALEAGLILPLSNDYKIPLLWNQEEISRNTSEISDAFIPRIPSDIAYKFLHDRVQQAAYALIPEDEKKLVHLQVGRLLLENTQENDLKSNIFEIVNQLNEGYELITEQSERDKLAKLNLQAGKKAKASTAYQPALIYLETGLGLLASNSWEQEYKLTWEIYVETLELLYLNAKFERVQEMCVNVLQKINNNFDKVKVYEVQILSYYAEFKPKNAIETAFQGLEQLGIYIIPPNNNDNDIHKIKQQLQSGLKGKQIEDLINLPTMTNPYKLAAIEILQKIMTATGTTNLLLFLKVVVSQFNLCIEYGNAPQTAATYSFYGAMMCGVIGDINSGYEWGKLAIKLQEKYNTIKLEVLVMHLYYGCIWHWKKFIRNINAQEKLLKAYHTGLDTGNNEYADSAIITYCLIKFFGGYSLEEVEQNYVNYIKLIERNKIEYLIFYIKICQKIIINLVNQKANKGKFLSEHSWDEENEYLKNWVQISNGWLLLIAYFCQTISCYIFKNYEWAFKSGINAEKYVKFCSYYLPAPQHKFYSSLSFIAHYYNCDKEQQKQIIEQLEKNQEDMKIWAGHCPANFQNKYDLVEAEKARILGQNWQAQELYEKAIQGAKKSEFIHEEAIAYERAAEFYLSLGREEIGRLYLRNAHYCYYHWGAKAKVQALELEYPQFLMDINNRKENQSINTTESTGGTNPQALDLMTVTKASQVLASEIKLDQLLAKLMKTVIENGGAQKGFLILEKDQKWAIEAEGTVDSDDLTLLRSLPIDSVDGDRQTPILPTAIINYVARTQENVVLNNATEEEQFIRDPYIVATQPKSILCTPLLNQGKLSGILYLENNLTTDAFTSDRIEVLRILSAQAAISIENACLYGQLKDYNRNLEMRVEERTQELSQTLEILKATQAELLFENELLKSAEQPSTFDYQVGGSLPMDAPTYVVRSADRYLYKALKRGEFCYILNPRQMGKSSLMVRMIHHLRHEGFSCGAIDLTRIGSENVTPDQWYKGLTVELWRSFGLLRKVNLKTWWQEQGDISPVQRLSQFIEEVLLIEVAQENDTIPKKLIIFIDEIDSFLSLKFPVNDFFALIRSCYNQRSINPEYRRLTFALFGVATPGDLITDHQRTPFNIGQTIQLEGFKEHEAQPLLQGLTEKVSNPQTVLKEVLAWTNGQPFLTQKLCKFIRNSSSHIPINRETEWIENLVRTQVIENWESQDEPEHFRTIRDRLLKSKQSVRLLELYRQILHQGEIIAVDSSEERELLLSGLVVKQQGKLRVQNRIYESIFV